A single genomic interval of Spirosoma linguale DSM 74 harbors:
- a CDS encoding phenazine biosynthesis protein PhzF family (TIGRFAM: phenazine biosynthesis protein PhzF family~PFAM: Phenazine biosynthesis PhzC/PhzF protein~KEGG: rhi:NGR_c28110 phenazine antibiotic biosynthesis related protein), with protein MQGIKFYIVDVFASSRYEGNQLAVFLDMNNQLSDRQMQQIAREINFAETTFIKADNGNLRFTVRIFTPEHEVPFAGHPSLGTSYVINKFILPQASPTLTLELAHSDIAISVDDPANLDESIFFMRQAQPTFGLVFTADEIATELGIPRDALNDTLPIQEISTGLPYIIIPLKSRAAIDTLSLKLEPFIAFLTARQMYKTNSPTGHSTSLFFFTSETHEAGNAYNTRMLLIENDKVMEDAATGSANGCFLAYLLSNVCDNITATVEQGFQMKRKSYLYLDGRLADGTYEINVGGRSKLVAEGMWYI; from the coding sequence ATGCAGGGTATTAAATTTTACATTGTCGATGTATTTGCGTCAAGTCGGTATGAAGGCAATCAGCTTGCGGTGTTTCTCGATATGAATAATCAGCTTAGTGACCGCCAGATGCAGCAGATTGCCAGGGAAATCAACTTCGCCGAGACAACCTTTATAAAAGCGGACAACGGCAACCTTCGATTCACGGTTCGGATCTTTACCCCGGAGCATGAGGTTCCCTTTGCCGGTCATCCATCGTTGGGAACGAGCTATGTCATCAATAAATTTATTCTGCCCCAGGCCAGCCCAACCCTAACCCTGGAACTTGCTCACAGCGACATTGCTATTTCTGTAGACGATCCGGCCAACCTGGACGAAAGTATCTTCTTCATGCGCCAGGCGCAACCCACGTTTGGCCTTGTGTTTACGGCCGACGAGATTGCCACTGAATTAGGCATTCCCCGCGATGCCCTTAACGACACGCTACCCATTCAGGAAATCAGTACGGGCCTGCCTTACATCATTATTCCCCTCAAAAGCCGCGCGGCAATTGACACCCTGTCGCTGAAACTTGAGCCCTTCATCGCCTTTTTAACGGCCCGGCAAATGTATAAGACCAACAGTCCGACCGGCCATTCTACTTCGCTGTTTTTCTTTACCAGCGAGACCCATGAAGCAGGCAATGCGTATAACACCCGAATGCTGCTGATCGAAAACGATAAGGTTATGGAAGATGCAGCTACCGGGAGTGCCAACGGCTGCTTTCTGGCATACCTTTTATCGAACGTATGCGACAATATTACGGCAACTGTAGAACAGGGATTTCAGATGAAACGGAAATCTTATCTTTATCTGGATGGGCGTTTAGCCGACGGGACTTATGAGATAAATGTTGGCGGACGCAGCAAACTGGTAGCTGAAGGAATGTGGTATATCTGA
- a CDS encoding hypothetical protein (KEGG: CRKRS; Cdc2-related kinase, arginine/serine- rich   ; K08819 Cdc2-related kinase, arginine/serine-rich) — protein sequence MSVKNLFQTVYQNDTLFRVPGESWAVNTQVTDAASDEIPVVENQESDLLAELDELSAGKAETVVALETVLTDSLVETPAILTPEPALVIATPEPLPRESPRPTTPSVVPPAQQQHRMPKLNHKVLLLADEALDPSNLLFLEKILKAVNLNIDGVDLLNLHGVQDMNFGELLRGKYINHFITFGVPFERINLDIMMDRYSPVRFEGITFLMADSLPTIEADQDLKKRLWSALRRVFQL from the coding sequence ATGTCCGTAAAAAATCTTTTTCAGACTGTTTATCAGAACGACACCCTTTTCCGGGTGCCCGGCGAATCATGGGCGGTAAATACGCAAGTGACAGACGCTGCCAGTGATGAAATTCCGGTTGTTGAAAACCAGGAGTCGGATTTACTGGCGGAACTGGATGAGTTGTCGGCCGGGAAAGCTGAAACAGTTGTTGCGCTCGAAACTGTCCTGACAGATAGCCTTGTTGAGACGCCCGCTATACTTACGCCGGAGCCGGCCCTTGTCATTGCCACGCCGGAGCCATTACCCCGTGAGTCGCCACGCCCAACAACGCCCTCTGTAGTTCCACCCGCTCAACAACAGCACAGAATGCCAAAACTGAACCATAAAGTCCTGTTGCTGGCCGACGAAGCGCTGGACCCCAGTAACCTCCTGTTTCTGGAGAAAATCCTGAAAGCCGTAAACCTCAACATCGACGGGGTTGATTTACTAAACCTGCATGGTGTGCAGGACATGAATTTCGGGGAACTCCTTCGGGGTAAGTATATTAATCATTTTATTACGTTTGGGGTACCTTTTGAGCGAATCAATCTCGACATCATGATGGACCGCTATTCGCCGGTACGATTTGAGGGCATTACCTTCCTGATGGCCGACTCCCTGCCCACCATCGAAGCCGATCAGGACTTAAAAAAACGGCTCTGGAGCGCACTAAGACGCGTTTTTCAGTTGTAA